In Acaryochloris thomasi RCC1774, the DNA window GATCTGCCCATTGTGAATTCATGATGCATTTTGTCTATCGCACTGTCTATCGGACGATGAACTCACTGGTCTTCCGTCGAAATATTATTGGGAAAATGAATGGTTTCTCTAGTTCCTACGGTTCGGCCGGAGATTATGACTGGAGTATGCGCCTGAGCTTCTACACTGATGTTCTCTACATTCCAGAATTGCTGGCTGCTTGGCGTAGGTATGACGAACAAGCAACGCAGGCTCCTGGTTCACCCCAAAATTTTGAAAACATCATTAAGATTGCTGCATCAAACCTTGAACAGTTTTTGCAACTAAATTCAGCTCACTATCTACATGCTCAGATGGAGAAGCAGAACCTACTGGCTCACTTGAAGTACAAGTACCGGAACTCTGTTGATAGGCATTCTATCCAGAAAGACTTAGAGAAAGACAGCACGCCGTCAGATCTAAACATGCGACAAGCATTGTTTGCACGGCTTGTTTTCTTCAGAGGTTTGAGCCTCAGATTTTTCGCACGTCTAACCCGTTATAGATTGTTCCCATATGTCTCTGAGAAGGGGTTTTCCCGAAAGTTGCTGCGTGATCTTGGGTTGACTTGGCCTCCCGTTTCAG includes these proteins:
- a CDS encoding glycosyltransferase → MTRSRFTFCIPNLNKIQYLPICIDSVLSQDSDVWECVIVDGFSSDGSWDYLQQFASDSRFKILRGLKQGMYADWNECLKHVDTEYFYFLPSDDVCNEDLVSKTTLALDSQPDIDACHFQFNYVDEQGQVTRSYDQILRSQLSLYSGVSHYAHRRSAHCEFMMHFVYRTVYRTMNSLVFRRNIIGKMNGFSSSYGSAGDYDWSMRLSFYTDVLYIPELLAAWRRYDEQATQAPGSPQNFENIIKIAASNLEQFLQLNSAHYLHAQMEKQNLLAHLKYKYRNSVDRHSIQKDLEKDSTPSDLNMRQALFARLVFFRGLSLRFFARLTRYRLFPYVSEKGFSRKLLRDLGLTWPPVSVDWPLDR